A genomic window from Kineosporia sp. NBRC 101731 includes:
- a CDS encoding TrkA family potassium uptake protein, translating to MRIVIVGAGSVGRSIARELLTNGHRVLLIDKDPNAIRVTSVPEAEWLLADACEISSLADAGLADCDVVVAASGDDKANLVVSLLSKTEYGVPRTVARVNTPANEWMFDEAWGVDVAVSTPRIMTALVEEAVSIGELVRIFTFQQGQAAMVELTLPDASPLAGTTVGEIAWPDDTVLVGIIRGERPIAPSRDDALEAGDELMFITVPESEDALQELLNPRQ from the coding sequence ATGCGGATCGTCATCGTCGGCGCCGGCAGCGTCGGCCGCTCCATCGCGCGGGAACTGCTCACCAACGGGCACCGCGTGCTGCTGATCGACAAGGACCCGAACGCCATCCGGGTCACCAGCGTCCCCGAGGCCGAGTGGCTGCTCGCCGACGCCTGCGAGATCAGCTCGCTGGCCGACGCCGGTCTGGCCGACTGCGACGTGGTGGTGGCCGCCAGCGGTGACGACAAGGCGAACCTGGTGGTCTCGCTGCTGTCGAAGACCGAGTACGGCGTGCCCCGCACCGTGGCCCGGGTCAACACCCCGGCCAACGAGTGGATGTTCGACGAGGCCTGGGGCGTCGACGTGGCCGTGTCCACCCCGCGCATCATGACGGCGCTGGTCGAGGAGGCCGTGTCGATCGGTGAGCTGGTGCGGATCTTCACGTTCCAGCAGGGACAGGCCGCGATGGTCGAGCTCACCCTGCCCGACGCGTCGCCCCTGGCCGGCACCACGGTCGGCGAGATCGCCTGGCCCGACGACACCGTGCTGGTCGGCATCATCCGCGGCGAGCGCCCCATCGCCCCGAGCCGGGACGACGCCCTCGAGGCCGGTGACGAACTGATGTTCATCACGGTGCCCGAGAGCGAGGACGCCCTCCAGGAGCTGCTGAACCCCCGTCAGTGA
- a CDS encoding TrkA family potassium uptake protein, which translates to MHFVIMGCGRTGSTLAQMVEDRGHTVAVVDQNANAFRRLGPHFEGRRVVGPGFDRDTLTEAGIEDAYAFAAVSNGDNSNILAARVARETFGISNVVARIYDPGRAEVYQRLGIPTVATVRWTADQMARRLLPAGAISEFRDPSGAVILAEVQVHTGWVGRRMLALEAASQARVAFLTRLGEGLVPGVDTVFQEGDLVHFVLRHDQLASVEQRMAAPPSKDEH; encoded by the coding sequence GTGCACTTCGTGATCATGGGCTGCGGCCGGACCGGTTCGACGCTGGCCCAGATGGTCGAGGACCGGGGCCACACCGTCGCGGTGGTGGATCAGAACGCGAACGCCTTCCGCCGCCTGGGGCCGCACTTCGAGGGCCGCCGCGTGGTCGGGCCGGGTTTCGACCGGGACACCCTGACCGAGGCCGGCATCGAGGACGCGTACGCGTTCGCGGCCGTCAGCAACGGTGACAACTCCAACATCCTGGCGGCCCGGGTGGCCCGCGAGACGTTCGGCATCAGCAACGTGGTCGCCCGGATCTACGACCCGGGCCGCGCCGAGGTCTACCAGCGCCTGGGCATACCCACCGTCGCCACGGTGCGCTGGACCGCCGACCAGATGGCCCGCCGTCTGCTGCCGGCCGGCGCGATCTCCGAGTTCCGCGACCCCTCCGGGGCCGTGATCCTCGCCGAGGTGCAGGTGCACACCGGCTGGGTGGGCCGGCGGATGCTCGCGCTGGAGGCTGCCTCCCAGGCCCGCGTGGCCTTCCTCACCCGGCTCGGCGAGGGCCTCGTGCCCGGCGTCGACACTGTTTTCCAGGAGGGCGACCTGGTGCACTTCGTGCTCCGCCACGACCAGCTGGCCTCGGTGGAGCAGCGCATGGCCGCCCCGCCCTCGAAGGATGAGCACTGA
- a CDS encoding APC family permease has protein sequence MPNYPGAVKRLLVGRPVRSERLGETLLPKRIALPVFASDALSSVAYAPDEILLTLAAAGLTSYALSPWVGLSVVFVMLIVVASYRQNVHAYPSGGGDYEVATVNLGPMAGITVASALLVDYVLTVAVSISSGAQYAASALPFLRGHEALVAVAVVVLLTTINLRGVRESGTAFAIPTYVFMFAILGMSAWGFIRYFLGDLPLAESADLVLKPETQFEQGLVGLGGGFLLLRAFSSGCAALTGVEAISNGVPAFKKPKSRNAASTLALLGGIAVAMLMSTIVLARLMHVRFAEFPAEQLFRDGRSVGEDYVQDPVIGQIAGALFGGFPPAFYLVTFATGLILILAANTAFNGFPVLGSILAKDDLLPRQLHTRGDRLAYSNGIVALAVGACLLILAFDAQVTRLIQLYIVGVFISFTVSQIGMVRHWTRLLREETETAARRKMQQSRVINTIGLTITGSVLVVVLITKFTRGAYLALIFMALLFVLMIAIRRHYRSVSVELAEEDDARGRMLPSRVHAIVLVSKLHKPTMRALAYARASRPSVLEAVTVNVDGDETRRLQDDWERRDIPVPLRALDSPYREITRPVLNYVRSVRRESPRDLVVVYVPEYVVGRWWEQLLHNQSALRLKGGLHFMPGVIVASVPWQLRSSRHRLGELRRGAPGDARRGAVPPHGEPLEPNTKEQDA, from the coding sequence GTGCCCAACTATCCCGGTGCCGTCAAACGGCTGCTCGTCGGGCGGCCGGTGCGCAGCGAACGTCTGGGCGAAACTCTTCTGCCCAAACGGATCGCGCTGCCGGTCTTCGCCTCCGACGCACTGTCGTCCGTCGCCTACGCACCGGACGAAATCCTGCTCACGCTCGCGGCCGCCGGGCTGACGTCCTACGCACTCTCGCCGTGGGTCGGGCTCTCCGTCGTCTTCGTCATGCTGATCGTGGTCGCCTCCTACCGGCAGAACGTGCACGCCTACCCCTCCGGCGGCGGCGACTACGAGGTGGCCACGGTCAACCTCGGCCCGATGGCGGGCATCACCGTGGCCAGCGCCCTGCTGGTCGACTACGTGCTCACCGTGGCCGTGTCGATCTCCTCCGGCGCCCAGTACGCCGCCTCGGCCCTGCCCTTCCTGCGCGGGCACGAGGCCCTCGTCGCGGTGGCCGTGGTCGTGCTGCTGACCACCATCAACCTGCGCGGGGTGAGGGAGTCCGGCACCGCGTTCGCGATCCCCACCTACGTGTTCATGTTCGCCATCCTCGGCATGAGCGCCTGGGGCTTCATCCGCTACTTCCTCGGTGACCTGCCCCTGGCCGAGAGCGCCGACCTGGTCCTGAAGCCCGAGACCCAGTTCGAGCAGGGCCTGGTCGGCCTGGGCGGCGGCTTCCTGCTGCTGCGCGCCTTCTCGTCCGGCTGCGCCGCGCTCACCGGGGTCGAGGCGATCAGCAACGGCGTGCCCGCGTTCAAGAAGCCCAAGAGCCGCAACGCCGCCAGCACGCTGGCCCTGCTCGGGGGCATCGCGGTGGCCATGCTGATGTCGACGATCGTCCTGGCCCGGCTGATGCACGTGCGGTTCGCCGAGTTCCCGGCCGAGCAGCTGTTCCGCGACGGCCGGTCGGTCGGCGAGGACTACGTGCAGGACCCGGTGATCGGGCAGATCGCGGGCGCGCTCTTCGGCGGTTTCCCGCCGGCCTTCTACCTGGTCACGTTCGCCACCGGCCTGATCCTCATCCTGGCCGCGAACACCGCCTTCAACGGCTTCCCGGTGCTCGGCTCGATCCTGGCCAAGGACGACCTGCTGCCGCGCCAGCTGCACACCCGCGGCGACCGGCTGGCCTACAGCAACGGCATCGTCGCGCTCGCGGTCGGCGCCTGCCTGCTCATCCTGGCCTTCGACGCACAGGTCACCCGGCTGATCCAGCTCTACATCGTGGGCGTCTTCATCTCCTTCACGGTCAGCCAGATCGGCATGGTGCGGCACTGGACCCGGCTGTTGCGGGAGGAGACCGAGACGGCCGCCCGGCGCAAGATGCAGCAGTCGCGTGTGATCAACACGATCGGCCTGACCATCACCGGCAGCGTGCTGGTGGTGGTGTTGATCACCAAATTCACCCGCGGCGCCTACCTGGCCCTGATCTTCATGGCCCTGCTCTTCGTGCTGATGATCGCGATCCGCCGGCACTACCGTTCGGTGAGCGTGGAACTGGCCGAGGAGGACGACGCCCGCGGCCGCATGCTGCCCTCCCGGGTGCACGCCATCGTGCTGGTCTCCAAGCTGCACAAGCCGACCATGCGGGCCCTGGCCTACGCCCGGGCCTCGCGGCCGTCGGTGCTGGAGGCGGTGACCGTCAACGTCGACGGGGACGAGACCCGGCGGCTGCAGGACGATTGGGAGCGCCGCGACATCCCGGTGCCACTGCGGGCCCTGGACTCGCCGTACCGTGAGATCACCCGGCCGGTGCTGAACTATGTGCGCAGCGTGCGCCGGGAGAGCCCGCGCGACCTGGTGGTCGTCTACGTGCCGGAGTACGTGGTCGGGCGCTGGTGGGAGCAGTTGCTGCACAACCAGAGCGCGCTGCGGCTGAAGGGCGGGCTGCACTTCATGCCCGGCGTGATCGTGGCCAGCGTGCCGTGGCAGCTGAGGTCGTCGCGGCACCGGCTGGGAGAACTGCGCCGGGGCGCACCCGGCGACGCGCGCCGGGGCGCGGTGCCGCCGCACGGGGAACCGCTTGAACCGAACACGAAGGAGCAGGATGCCTGA
- a CDS encoding TRAM domain-containing protein → MPEGPTGDGERRPATPDTTRDQNGPGLVTDELIQLEIGPVAHGGHCVARYDGRVVFVRHALPGEVVLARLTESAADAKFWRADAVEAIEPSPDRVTPPCPVSGPGLCGGCDWQHADLGAQRRMKGDVVAEQLRRIAKLDPAPAVVVEGPEGDGLGWRTRVRFTSDTEGRPGLRKHRSHDVIAVKECLIAHPAAAELGVTGARWPNTLAVEVIAPTTGTPLVVAEAVAGRAGDKLRLPKLPAGTNLATRDAEGLHQVKGRTWVTEEVLIGGEVRPFRVTGTGFWQVHPAAAQTLLDAVLEAAQAQPGERTLDLYGGVGLFAAGLAEQVGVTGSVILVEGDTRAASDARRGLHDLGQVRVEAGSVSRVLPRLAAEGGPLAPEGEQGARGGADVVVLDPPRSGAGKEVIAQIVALAPRVVVYVACDPAALARDLATAAAAGYELQGIRAFDLFPMTHHVECVAVLVPKGGRPAAKDLPVAVERPARPGRPDRPNRRPERPGRRPERRS, encoded by the coding sequence ATGCCTGAGGGCCCGACGGGGGACGGCGAACGCCGCCCCGCCACACCGGACACCACTCGGGACCAGAACGGTCCCGGACTGGTCACCGACGAGCTGATCCAGCTCGAGATCGGTCCGGTCGCCCACGGCGGCCACTGCGTGGCGCGCTACGACGGACGGGTGGTGTTCGTGCGCCACGCGCTACCTGGTGAGGTGGTGCTGGCCCGGCTGACCGAGTCCGCCGCCGACGCCAAGTTCTGGCGGGCCGACGCGGTCGAGGCGATCGAGCCCTCGCCCGACCGGGTGACGCCACCGTGCCCGGTGTCCGGGCCCGGTCTGTGCGGCGGCTGCGACTGGCAGCACGCCGACCTGGGCGCCCAGCGCCGGATGAAGGGTGACGTGGTCGCCGAGCAGCTGCGCCGCATCGCCAAGCTCGACCCGGCGCCCGCCGTGGTGGTCGAGGGGCCGGAGGGTGACGGTCTGGGCTGGCGCACCCGGGTGCGCTTCACCTCCGACACCGAGGGCCGTCCCGGCCTGCGCAAGCACCGCTCGCACGACGTGATCGCGGTCAAGGAGTGCCTGATCGCGCACCCGGCCGCCGCTGAGCTCGGCGTCACCGGCGCCCGCTGGCCGAACACCCTGGCCGTCGAGGTGATCGCCCCCACCACCGGCACTCCGCTGGTCGTGGCCGAGGCGGTCGCCGGGCGGGCCGGGGACAAGCTGCGCCTGCCGAAGCTACCGGCCGGCACCAACCTGGCCACCCGCGACGCCGAGGGCCTGCACCAGGTCAAGGGTCGTACCTGGGTCACCGAGGAGGTGCTGATCGGGGGCGAGGTACGCCCGTTCCGGGTCACCGGCACCGGCTTCTGGCAGGTACACCCGGCCGCCGCGCAGACCCTGCTCGATGCCGTGCTGGAGGCTGCCCAGGCCCAGCCCGGCGAGCGGACGCTGGACCTGTACGGCGGTGTCGGCCTGTTCGCCGCCGGGCTGGCCGAGCAGGTCGGTGTCACGGGCAGCGTGATCCTCGTGGAGGGCGACACCCGCGCCGCGTCCGACGCCCGCCGCGGACTGCACGACCTCGGGCAGGTGCGCGTGGAGGCCGGTTCGGTGTCCCGGGTGCTGCCCCGCCTGGCCGCCGAGGGTGGCCCCTTGGCGCCCGAGGGGGAGCAGGGGGCGCGTGGGGGCGCCGACGTCGTGGTGCTCGACCCGCCCCGGTCGGGTGCGGGCAAGGAAGTGATCGCCCAGATCGTGGCCCTGGCCCCGAGAGTGGTCGTCTACGTGGCCTGCGACCCGGCCGCGCTCGCCCGGGACCTGGCCACGGCCGCCGCTGCCGGGTACGAACTGCAGGGCATCCGGGCGTTCGACCTGTTCCCGATGACCCATCACGTGGAGTGCGTGGCCGTGCTGGTGCCGAAGGGTGGGCGTCCGGCAGCCAAGGACCTGCCGGTGGCGGTCGAGCGACCGGCGCGCCCGGGCCGTCCCGACCGACCGAACCGCCGCCCCGAACGACCGGGCCGGCGACCCGAGCGCCGGAGCTGA
- the acnA gene encoding aconitate hydratase AcnA has product MSSDSLDSFGARGELSAGDASYDIFRLSAVPGAAELPFSLKVLLENLLRTEDGANITADHIRALAGWDPKANPDTEIQFTPARVIMQDFTGVPCIVDLATMREAVADLGGDPAKINPLAPAEMVIDHSVIADVFGRPDAFERNVDLEYQRNGERYQFLRWGQTAFDDFKVVPPGTGIVHQVNIEHLARVIFERDGIAYPDTCVGTDSHTTMVNGIGVLGWGVGGIEAEAAMLGQPVSMLIPRVVGFKLSGEIPAGVTATDVVLTITEQLRKHGVVGKFVEFYGEGVGAVPLANRATIGNMSPEFGSTCAIFPIDEVTLDYLRLTGRSDQQVALVEAYTKEQGLWHDPSTEAKYSEYLELDLSTVVPSIAGPKRPQDRIELSHAKKSFRGTILDYVKQEGPQDEALEESFPASDSPTASGSNAADEPKAPHESNGRPHQRVPITMADGTKTELDHGHVAIAAITSCTNTSNPSVMVAAALLAKNAVERGLSVKPWVKTTMAPGSKVVMDYYAKAGLTPYLEKLGYHLVGYGCVTCIGNSGPLPEEVSAAVQENDLSVVSVLSGNRNFEGRINPDIKMNYLASPPLVIAYALAGTMDWDPATDPIGTGSNGEDVFMADIWPSAQDVASVVENSITKDMFVGDYADVFAGDERWKSLPTPEGGTFAWDSESTYVRKPPYFEGMQSTPSPVTDIENARVLAKLGDSVTTDHISPASSIKVDSPAGIYLAEHGVARKDFNSYGSRRGNHEVMIRGTFANIRLRNQLLDGVEGGFTRNFLAGGEQTTIYDAAQAYAAAGVPLVVLAGKEYGSGSSRDWAAKGTSLLGVRAVITESFERIHRSNLIGMGVLPLQFPAGENADSLGLDGTETFAIAGVTELNNGTTPSTVKVTATRENGSTVEFDAVVRIDTPGEADYYRNGGILQYVLRSLVA; this is encoded by the coding sequence TTGAGCAGTGACAGCCTCGACAGCTTTGGCGCCCGCGGCGAGCTCTCGGCCGGGGACGCGAGCTACGACATCTTCCGGCTCTCGGCCGTGCCCGGCGCCGCCGAGCTGCCGTTCAGCCTGAAGGTCCTGCTGGAGAACCTCCTGCGGACCGAGGACGGCGCGAACATCACCGCGGACCACATCCGGGCCCTGGCCGGCTGGGACCCGAAGGCGAACCCGGACACCGAGATCCAGTTCACCCCGGCCCGCGTGATCATGCAGGACTTCACCGGTGTGCCCTGCATCGTCGACCTGGCCACGATGCGTGAGGCTGTCGCCGATCTGGGCGGCGACCCGGCGAAGATCAACCCGCTGGCCCCGGCCGAGATGGTGATCGACCACTCGGTGATCGCCGACGTGTTCGGCCGCCCGGACGCGTTCGAGCGGAACGTCGACCTGGAGTACCAGCGCAACGGTGAGCGCTACCAGTTCCTGCGCTGGGGGCAGACCGCCTTCGACGACTTCAAGGTGGTGCCCCCGGGCACCGGAATCGTGCACCAGGTCAACATCGAGCACCTGGCCCGGGTCATCTTCGAACGCGACGGTATCGCCTACCCCGACACCTGCGTGGGCACCGACTCGCACACCACGATGGTCAACGGCATCGGTGTGCTGGGCTGGGGCGTGGGCGGGATCGAGGCCGAGGCCGCGATGCTGGGCCAGCCGGTGAGCATGCTGATCCCGCGCGTGGTCGGTTTCAAGCTGAGCGGCGAGATCCCGGCCGGCGTGACCGCCACCGACGTGGTGCTGACGATCACCGAGCAGCTGCGCAAGCACGGCGTGGTGGGCAAGTTCGTCGAGTTCTACGGCGAGGGTGTCGGCGCGGTGCCGCTGGCCAACCGGGCCACGATCGGCAACATGAGCCCCGAGTTCGGCTCCACCTGCGCGATCTTCCCGATCGACGAGGTCACGCTCGACTACCTGCGCCTGACCGGCCGCAGCGACCAGCAGGTGGCGCTGGTCGAGGCGTACACCAAGGAGCAGGGTCTGTGGCACGACCCGTCGACCGAGGCCAAGTACTCCGAGTACCTCGAGCTCGACCTGTCCACGGTGGTGCCCAGCATCGCCGGGCCGAAGCGCCCGCAGGACCGCATCGAGCTGTCGCACGCGAAGAAGTCTTTCCGCGGAACAATTCTCGACTACGTGAAGCAGGAGGGCCCGCAGGACGAGGCCCTGGAGGAGTCGTTCCCGGCCAGTGACTCGCCGACGGCCTCCGGGTCGAACGCGGCCGACGAGCCGAAGGCTCCGCACGAGTCGAACGGCCGCCCGCACCAGCGGGTTCCGATCACCATGGCCGACGGTACGAAGACCGAGCTGGACCACGGTCACGTGGCCATCGCGGCCATCACCTCCTGCACCAACACCTCGAACCCCTCGGTCATGGTGGCGGCCGCGCTGCTGGCGAAGAACGCCGTGGAGCGTGGTCTCTCGGTGAAGCCGTGGGTGAAGACCACGATGGCGCCGGGGTCCAAGGTGGTCATGGACTACTACGCCAAGGCCGGACTGACGCCGTACCTGGAGAAGCTCGGCTACCACCTGGTCGGCTACGGCTGCGTCACCTGCATCGGCAACTCGGGCCCGCTGCCCGAGGAGGTCTCGGCCGCGGTGCAGGAGAACGACCTGTCGGTGGTTTCGGTGCTCTCGGGCAACCGGAACTTCGAGGGCCGGATCAACCCGGACATCAAGATGAACTACCTGGCCTCACCGCCGCTGGTGATCGCGTACGCGCTGGCCGGCACCATGGACTGGGACCCGGCGACCGACCCGATCGGTACCGGCAGCAACGGTGAAGACGTGTTCATGGCCGACATCTGGCCGAGCGCGCAGGACGTTGCCTCGGTGGTCGAGAACTCCATCACCAAGGACATGTTCGTCGGTGACTACGCCGACGTGTTCGCCGGGGACGAGCGCTGGAAGTCGCTGCCCACGCCCGAGGGTGGAACGTTCGCCTGGGACTCCGAGTCGACCTACGTGCGTAAACCCCCGTACTTCGAGGGTATGCAGAGCACGCCCTCGCCGGTGACGGACATCGAGAACGCCCGCGTGCTGGCCAAACTGGGTGACTCGGTGACCACCGACCACATCAGCCCGGCCAGCTCGATCAAGGTGGACTCGCCCGCGGGCATCTACCTGGCCGAGCACGGTGTGGCCCGGAAGGACTTCAACTCCTACGGTTCCCGTCGCGGTAACCACGAGGTGATGATCCGCGGCACGTTCGCGAACATCCGGCTGCGCAACCAGCTCCTGGACGGCGTCGAGGGCGGCTTCACCCGGAACTTCCTGGCCGGTGGCGAGCAGACCACGATCTACGACGCGGCCCAGGCCTACGCGGCCGCCGGGGTGCCACTGGTCGTGCTGGCGGGCAAGGAGTACGGCTCGGGTTCCAGCCGGGACTGGGCCGCGAAGGGCACCAGCCTGCTGGGTGTCCGCGCCGTCATCACCGAGAGCTTCGAGCGCATCCACCGCTCGAACCTGATCGGCATGGGTGTTCTGCCGCTGCAGTTCCCGGCCGGGGAGAACGCCGATTCGCTGGGCCTGGACGGCACCGAGACCTTCGCGATCGCCGGGGTGACCGAGCTGAACAACGGCACCACCCCGTCCACCGTCAAGGTCACCGCCACCCGGGAGAACGGCTCCACGGTCGAGTTCGACGCGGTCGTGCGGATCGACACGCCCGGTGAGGCCGACTATTACCGCAACGGCGGCATCCTCCAGTACGTGCTGCGGTCGCTGGTGGCATAG
- a CDS encoding substrate-binding domain-containing protein: MRKHLFAALSIGAAGALALSACGGGSSDSSGSGGSGSDSTTTAGKVGVILPDAASSARYESIDRPALKAAFEKAGVDYDIQNAGGDKNKFQSIAEGMLSSGVTVLLIDSLDDASGTAAIKKATDAGVPVIDYDRLTLGGGASYYVSFDNVAVGTAMGTALVKCMQDNGDKTGNVVELNGAPTDNNATLFKQGYDKVITDAGYTVTDSQAVPDWDNQKAGTLFEQIYTQQKGDFVGVAAANDGLAGAVVARLDTAGEAGKIPVTGQDATDEGLQRVLLGTQCVTIFKDIKNQEAVSAADLAVALTKGDTAAADALATGTTKDTKLNTDVKSVLLVPEAITADKVMDVVSAGQTTAEKLCTTDELKKACEEYGVS; the protein is encoded by the coding sequence ATGCGCAAGCACCTCTTTGCGGCCCTTTCGATCGGCGCCGCCGGCGCCCTGGCCCTCTCGGCCTGTGGCGGCGGTTCGTCGGACTCGTCGGGTTCGGGTGGTTCAGGCAGTGACAGCACCACCACCGCGGGCAAGGTCGGCGTGATCCTGCCCGATGCCGCGTCCTCGGCCCGCTACGAGAGCATCGACCGTCCCGCCCTCAAGGCCGCCTTCGAGAAGGCCGGTGTCGACTACGACATCCAGAACGCCGGCGGCGACAAGAACAAGTTCCAGTCCATCGCCGAGGGCATGCTCTCCAGCGGTGTGACGGTCCTGCTCATCGACAGCCTCGACGACGCCAGCGGCACCGCGGCGATCAAGAAGGCCACGGACGCAGGCGTTCCGGTGATCGATTACGACCGCCTCACGCTGGGCGGCGGCGCCTCGTACTACGTCTCGTTCGACAACGTCGCGGTCGGCACCGCCATGGGCACCGCCCTGGTCAAGTGCATGCAGGACAACGGCGACAAGACCGGCAACGTCGTCGAGCTCAACGGCGCACCGACCGACAACAACGCCACCCTGTTCAAGCAGGGCTACGACAAGGTCATCACCGACGCCGGTTACACGGTCACCGACTCGCAGGCGGTGCCGGACTGGGACAACCAGAAGGCCGGCACGCTCTTCGAGCAGATCTACACCCAGCAGAAGGGTGACTTCGTCGGCGTCGCGGCCGCCAACGACGGTCTCGCCGGTGCGGTCGTGGCCCGTCTGGACACCGCCGGTGAGGCCGGCAAGATCCCGGTCACCGGTCAGGACGCCACCGACGAGGGTCTGCAGCGCGTGCTGCTCGGCACGCAGTGCGTGACGATCTTCAAGGACATCAAGAACCAGGAGGCCGTCTCGGCCGCCGACCTCGCCGTGGCGCTGACCAAGGGTGACACCGCGGCCGCCGACGCCCTGGCCACCGGCACCACCAAGGACACCAAGCTCAACACCGACGTGAAGTCGGTGCTGCTGGTGCCCGAGGCGATCACCGCGGACAAGGTGATGGACGTGGTCTCGGCCGGTCAGACCACCGCCGAGAAGCTCTGCACCACCGATGAGCTGAAGAAGGCCTGCGAGGAGTACGGCGTCTCCTGA
- a CDS encoding ATP-binding cassette domain-containing protein, with protein sequence MTENTQNAGGEPILSLRGINKSFGAVHVLKDVGLDAWAGKVTALVGDNGAGKSTFVKGIAGIYAFDSGEYRFEGKTVTVNHPKQSAALGIEVVYQDLALCDNLDVVQNMFLGREMRSGLTLNETAMERRAQETLAGLSVRTLKSVRQKVSSLSGGQRQTVAIAKSVLWNSKLVILDEPTAALGVAQTEQVLQLVRRLADNGLAVILISHNMNDVLRVADSVCALYLGRTAAQVDARSTSTTQIVELITSGRSGDLGLPPALAQEAVA encoded by the coding sequence ATGACAGAGAACACCCAGAACGCGGGCGGGGAGCCGATACTCAGCCTGCGGGGAATCAACAAGAGTTTCGGCGCGGTGCACGTGCTCAAGGATGTCGGCCTGGACGCCTGGGCGGGCAAGGTGACTGCGCTGGTGGGTGACAATGGTGCGGGCAAGTCCACCTTCGTCAAGGGCATTGCCGGCATTTACGCTTTTGACTCCGGTGAATACCGTTTCGAGGGGAAGACCGTGACGGTCAACCACCCGAAGCAGTCCGCGGCGCTGGGTATCGAGGTCGTTTACCAGGACCTCGCGCTGTGCGACAACCTTGACGTGGTGCAGAACATGTTCCTCGGCCGGGAGATGCGTTCAGGGCTCACCCTGAACGAGACGGCGATGGAGCGACGGGCCCAGGAGACCCTGGCCGGCCTGTCCGTGCGCACGCTGAAGTCGGTGCGGCAGAAGGTCTCCAGCCTCTCCGGAGGTCAGCGGCAGACCGTCGCGATCGCCAAGTCCGTGCTGTGGAACAGCAAGCTGGTGATCCTCGACGAGCCGACCGCGGCCCTCGGCGTGGCGCAGACCGAGCAGGTGCTGCAGCTGGTGCGCCGGCTGGCCGACAACGGTCTGGCCGTGATCCTGATCTCGCACAACATGAATGACGTGCTGCGCGTCGCCGACAGTGTCTGCGCCCTGTACCTGGGCCGCACCGCCGCCCAGGTCGACGCCAGGTCCACGAGCACCACCCAGATCGTCGAGCTCATCACATCCGGTCGCAGTGGCGACCTCGGGCTGCCGCCCGCGCTCGCCCAGGAGGCCGTCGCATGA
- a CDS encoding ABC transporter permease, translated as MTTGTAVPSRPSAPRRPEDSIGGTVQAYIDKLRGGDVGSLPAILGFVALVIFFSAMRPDSFASTRNAANLLNQAAPVIFIAMGLIFVLLLGEIDLAAGFTSGVGAAVLVVLMTNHGVAWPVAVLACVATGLVIGTVMGALVAQLSIPSFVVTLAFFLALQGVLLLVVGEGGTISLTNETILAIMNKNLSPALGWVLTVLVVGGYAAITLFGSVSRRKADLPVISSSVIAAKIGALAVIMVAVTILFNQERAVNPAIKSLKGLPLIVPVTLVFLLVLTFLLGRTAFGRHVYAVGGNAEAARRAGINVPMIKIVCFAIGSILAAFGGVLFASYNNGVSPTTGGSSTLLYAVGAAVIGGTSLFGGKGRIIDAILGGLVVAVIQNGLPLITQKSGIQFIVTGAVLLLAASVDALSRRRSAATGR; from the coding sequence ATGACCACCGGAACCGCAGTCCCGAGCCGGCCGTCCGCGCCCCGGCGGCCGGAGGACAGCATCGGCGGAACCGTCCAGGCGTACATCGACAAGCTTCGTGGCGGCGACGTCGGTTCTCTCCCGGCCATTCTCGGGTTCGTCGCGCTGGTGATCTTCTTCTCCGCGATGCGGCCCGACAGCTTCGCCTCCACCCGTAACGCCGCGAACCTGCTCAACCAGGCCGCCCCGGTCATCTTCATCGCGATGGGCCTGATCTTCGTCCTGCTGCTGGGCGAGATCGACCTGGCCGCCGGCTTCACCTCCGGCGTCGGCGCCGCCGTGCTCGTGGTGCTGATGACCAACCACGGCGTGGCCTGGCCGGTCGCCGTGCTCGCCTGCGTGGCCACCGGTCTGGTCATCGGCACCGTGATGGGCGCCCTGGTGGCCCAGCTCAGCATCCCCTCGTTCGTGGTCACCCTGGCCTTCTTCCTGGCCCTGCAGGGTGTGCTGCTGCTCGTGGTCGGTGAGGGCGGCACGATCAGCCTCACCAACGAGACCATCCTCGCGATCATGAACAAGAACCTCAGTCCGGCCCTGGGCTGGGTGCTCACCGTGCTCGTGGTCGGCGGGTACGCCGCGATCACGCTGTTCGGGTCCGTCTCCCGCCGCAAGGCCGACCTGCCCGTCATCAGCTCCTCGGTGATCGCGGCGAAGATCGGCGCGCTCGCGGTGATCATGGTCGCGGTGACGATCCTGTTCAACCAGGAACGGGCGGTGAACCCGGCGATCAAGTCGCTCAAGGGCCTGCCGCTGATCGTCCCGGTCACCCTGGTGTTCCTGCTGGTGCTGACCTTCCTGCTGGGCCGCACCGCGTTCGGCCGGCACGTCTACGCGGTCGGCGGCAACGCCGAGGCCGCCCGGCGCGCGGGTATCAACGTGCCGATGATCAAGATCGTCTGCTTCGCCATCGGCTCGATCCTCGCCGCCTTCGGCGGTGTGCTGTTCGCCTCGTACAACAACGGTGTCTCGCCCACCACCGGTGGTTCCTCGACGTTGCTGTACGCGGTCGGTGCCGCGGTCATCGGCGGTACCTCGCTGTTCGGCGGCAAGGGCCGGATCATCGACGCCATCCTCGGTGGCCTGGTGGTCGCGGTGATCCAGAACGGCCTTCCACTGATTACCCAGAAGTCTGGTATTCAGTTCATCGTGACCGGAGCCGTTCTTCTTCTCGCCGCCAGCGTCGATGCCCTGTCCCGACGGCGGTCAGCCGCGACCGGCAGGTGA